One Thermococcus sp. M36 genomic window, TGGTCACGACGCGGTGAGGCAGGGCCATCGCTATGTCTCCGGGAGTTACGTTCTTGAGCGTCGGCTCGACGTCGCTCCTCCTTATCCTCGCCCAGGTGCTCCTCCTCCCTCTCCTGAGATCCCCGAGGCGCTGGATTAGGGGCTTGCCCCCGCCTATCGTCGTTGCCAGCTGGGCTATGCTCTTGCCGTAAGCTGTGGTATCTTCAACCGGTTCGGTCAGCTCAATCCTGCTGAGGAAGGCGAAGTTGGTGTTGTTGCTCTTCTTCTCGTGCATGGAGTGTCCGTTTACTCCAACGTAGCCGTCGTAGCGCTCTTCGACGACGAAGCCGTTTGGGTTGGTGCAGAAGGTTCTCACGAAGTCGTCGTAGGTGTCCGTATAGATGTGAAACTTGGGGTCGTGGTTTATGCTTGTTATGGGCTCCATCACTATGGCAGGAACCTCGACACGAACGCCTACATCGATGGGTCCATGCTTCGCTTTGAGGCCTATCTTCTTGGCCACGTCGTGGAACCAGTCCGCTCCTCCCCTTCCGGGGGCGACGATAATATAACGGGTGTTTATGGTGAAGATGTCCTTCCCGCGCCTGACTTTCACCCATCCCTGGCCGAACTCCAGAGCTTTCGTCCAGAGAAGGAACTCAACGCCTTTGCCCTCGAGGTGCTTTTTTATGTCACCGATGACTTCGGGCGTTCTGTCCGAGCCGATGTGCCTTTGGATGATGGGAATGAACTTAACGCCGGCCTGAGCGGCCCTCTGCTCCCAGTACTTTACCTGGTCGGGGTTGCCCTTGAAGAGATTCCTCGGCGCTTTATGGCGTAGGAAAATCCTGTCTACCTCCCAGACGAGCTGCCAGGCGTAGTTCTCGTCGTTTGTGAGCTCCCTTAGGTCGCCGCCTATGTCCGGACGGAGGTTTATCGTGCCGTCGCTCAGTCCTCCCGCACCGCCAACGCCGCTCATTATGTGGCAGGGCTGGCAGCCAATGCAGTAGCCGAGCTCGTACATGGGACATACTCTCTGCTCGATGTCACCGCCCTCGTCTATCACCAGAACTCTAAAATCGCTCCTTTCCGCCAGCTCGTAGGCCGCGAAAAGGCCTGCCGGACCGGCTCCGATTATCACAACGTCGTACTTCTTTCCGCTTCCTTTCTCAAAAACCATATTTCCCTTGCCAACTTCTATGGTTGTCTCCTTAAAAAGTTTTTGGCAGACTTTTGGTTAAACAAATCCGTGTGTGGGCTAGTATTGACATAAATATGTTAAAAACCTCCCCGAAAGCTTTAAACATATCTGCACATTAATGTTTATTCGTGGGGTGTATGGAGAAGACCAATTCAGAGAAGGCCAGGGCCGCGAAGGCCAAGAAGATACACATAATCCACAGCAAGAGGAAGCTCTTCCAGCTCAAGAGGAAGGAGGAGATGAGCCACAACATCCGCTACATATCCAAGGTGCCCGTCAGGATAGTCATGGACACAGATTTCCTGACCCTCCACCCCAGCGACCCCCTATCGAAGCTTGTGCAGAATCTAAGGGGGGAGGAGAGCTCAGCCGTCGTCGTGGATGATGAAGGAAGGCTCCTCGGGTTCATCACCATGAAGGATCTGCTCCATTTCTTTGAGCCCCCCAGGAGGTACTCCATAGTCGGAATCGGCCTGTTGAAGAAGTACTCCATAAGCCACGCATCCCGCGTGGGAGACATAATGGTCCGCAAG contains:
- a CDS encoding HPP family protein, which translates into the protein MEKTNSEKARAAKAKKIHIIHSKRKLFQLKRKEEMSHNIRYISKVPVRIVMDTDFLTLHPSDPLSKLVQNLRGEESSAVVVDDEGRLLGFITMKDLLHFFEPPRRYSIVGIGLLKKYSISHASRVGDIMVRKPITIHLNDNLGKAIKIMLETGKHHLPVVDDGGRVHGLLEVKDIMRLIRIVSA
- a CDS encoding NAD(P)/FAD-dependent oxidoreductase, translated to MVFEKGSGKKYDVVIIGAGPAGLFAAYELAERSDFRVLVIDEGGDIEQRVCPMYELGYCIGCQPCHIMSGVGGAGGLSDGTINLRPDIGGDLRELTNDENYAWQLVWEVDRIFLRHKAPRNLFKGNPDQVKYWEQRAAQAGVKFIPIIQRHIGSDRTPEVIGDIKKHLEGKGVEFLLWTKALEFGQGWVKVRRGKDIFTINTRYIIVAPGRGGADWFHDVAKKIGLKAKHGPIDVGVRVEVPAIVMEPITSINHDPKFHIYTDTYDDFVRTFCTNPNGFVVEERYDGYVGVNGHSMHEKKSNNTNFAFLSRIELTEPVEDTTAYGKSIAQLATTIGGGKPLIQRLGDLRRGRRSTWARIRRSDVEPTLKNVTPGDIAMALPHRVVTNIIEGLEKLDRVLPGVASDHTLLYAPEIKYYAMKVEVDENLETSIEGIFAAGDGAGLSRDIVNAAATGLLAARGILKKEGLYTEKDFREPGNWKAKVEDMER